The DNA window GGGCAAGACCTTTGAAGAATACCTGAGCAAAGCTCCCCCTTCGCTCAGAGAACTAATTCACAAGTGTGGGGGTAGGTACCATGTGTTCAACAATGAAAACTCCAGCGATAGGCAGCAGGTTCATGAACTCATGGCAAAGGTGGACCAGATGCTCATGGGAAGTAGAACCGGGTTTTATACGAATGAAATGTTTGAACGGGCCAAGGAAGCTGTGAGGCAAGAACAGATTTCCAGAAGTGGCAGTAATCAAAAAGCTTATCTTAAAAAGTTGTTGTTTATTGTGAAATGCGTCGTTTATGGAGCCTTTTCCGGCCTGTGTATCGGAGCCCTGTTTGGCGCTGCCGTGGGTGGCGCTATCGCCTGTACAGTAGCTACCACGTTAACCAAAGGTGTCGTTACTGGAGTACTTGTGGGGGGAGTTGGTGGTGCCGTTATTGGTGTCGTTGCTGGTTTTTCTGCCGATAGTCCGGAGGCTGCTGTGCAGGATGTTTCTGATAAAGTTAGTGACCTTGTAATttgccttttgaaaaaaaagcattgttgtaaaaaatatattgggGAAAGAGCCATGAATGAGTTTCAAAATTGGGGATGAAGATGCGATTAATGAGACTGAAACTCACAGTAGTGAAAATCCTGTGATTGATTTGCCACTAACGGCAACAACCTTAGGTGATAATAAAGTGAAAGTGGTGAAACGTAAACACAAAAGCTCAAAGTaacggttttttttttaacatcgaTTTGGTGATGTATCGCGATTACACATTGCACGATTCTTGTGTTGATTCAAAATCccctttaattttattttacacttgtTTTTAAGTGGAAATAAGAATAGGTATCTGCCCTGACATCTAATCGTGCTTGGACGCATGGTGGCGCTGTTTTCCAACGCAAGTCCCATAACAAATCACATTTGTGCGTGGCAAGTCTGCAATAAAAACTCAAATTGAAAATAAAGGCCATATGTTCTGCaaacataaaacatgtttaattTAGACTTGAATAAGGTTTCAGAAATCAAATGATATAAATGTACTTATatgtccattttattttttgttcattattaTTTCCCGCAGTGATGTACAAAAACTGCAATAATCGTTTTAAGTTGTAGTAACCGAGATCATTTGTGATTGAATTGTGACCTGTGACAATGGTatgtcatttattattttcaatgttGCTAGTTTTGACTTTTTCACTTCAATAAGTTAATGCAATATCTTCATGACGCTTTTGGATGAAACCAGTCTGGAATTCACTGTGTTGTATGGGTAAAGACAATCAAACATAATTTTGCTAATACTATCCTGTCATTTTCTGGTTAattgaacacatttttcttGTGACATTATACACTATACCCTGTAAGTTTATAGTATTCaaattcccatattttataatgAATTGTATATtgttaaatgtcaaataaattctttaaatttCAAGACTTGTGGTCTAAACTGTGGAAATGTTATAAAATATTAGCAAATATAACACTAAAAAAACAGAGGCGACAcagtgaacgagtggttagcatatgcgcctcacaattctgagttCAGTCGGTTTCAACTTTCCGGTGTGGAGTATGCACATTCTCCCAGtgcccgtgtgggttttcttcgggcactccggtttcctccaacattccaaaaagcatgcatggtagctaggtttaaaattctaaattgtccataCACGGTCCATACGGGTGTGAGTGcgatattttgttcatttcattttgccctgtgattggctggcgagcAATTCAGGGAGCCTACGGTCCACAATTGGCtgggggtaggctccagcaccctccgcgatccttgtgaggataagcagaacgaaaaatgactgaatgaaaaaaggaacgTTTTTTTAGGATTAGTGATTTGAATTGATaaagaacattttttcttccataTCTAATTTCTATTTCCTGAAAGTAAACTCCCTTGAAATTGTTGGTTTTCCCCATCTCAAATTGGTTTGTATGGATGATGTTATCTTTAGGATCAAGAGGGTGGTGATTTAGCATTTCATATTCCTGTGtctattatttatgtttatttattgaccTGCATTTTCAATGTGTTATATTTGGCGTTCACGGCTCCATTTCTTGTCAAATTGTCAGAAGAGATGTCGCCGTAGGCGGGGTTTATTAGCTTCTGATGCATGACGTACTATCAGGCCACAAAGAATACTGGTTTCTCATTGGTCAATCTCGGCTGGTCTGCTAACAACAACGCATCCGTCTCCACCAATCCCGACGCCTTTTAGACAAACCTGTCTGTTTGTGAATGACGTAAATCCCGTGGAACAATATGGCGTCGTGTACAGGCAACATAATTGTAAATGAGTTTAACCGGTTAGACTGCAGCCTCATTTGATACCCCTATTTGTTCCAACTTTCACTATAGATTCCAACAAATAAATATTGGAGCCCTGCCTACTGGCTGGCTTCTGTTTATATCCAACTCCAGCCTGCTGTTTTTGCCGATAGGCGAGGCAGTGACGGCGGTCAAGGATGGACTGTGGAGAGTACATGTCTCCAATGGAGAACGTGGACCCAACTTTAGCGGAGTTTGGGAATGAATTAACTCTGGGGGACATCGATGGTGAGTCGCAGTATCACTGACATCGGTGATAAAACGTTTGTTTTGCTCTTGTCATTGTAATTCCACTCCGCTTGATTAATAATATGTGATGTGAAATGCCATTATTTACAGCCGCATTACTCGTGGACTCCTAATCAACCAGGGCATTCTGTCATTAAAATTACTCAAAGATGtttctatatatatctatataatatatctatatatgtatatatgaggAGTTCaggcatgtgtgtgtttatcgCGTGAGATGCGTTCCGAACCGTTTGCATTTGGTCACAATTGGATTCTGAGACGATCAAGCTATATTCTCGTTGATAAACACACGCttgtgttttaaaaattaaaacatacaATCTAGCTAAAATACTATTGGAAGTTTTCCTTGCTATATTTTGAGTGCAGAAAACAGAGACTGTCCTACAACATTTCTTAAAGGAGGGGGGGAAACTATAAATTCCACAATTCTATGAATAAGAATTATGAACTTTTTATTTAATCTCATGTAAATCAGCATAATGCTCACACACAATACAAAAAAGCTGTAAACTAAGCTCAATAAAAAATATAGGTTGCTGGAACATTATGTTCAAAGTGAAACATTACAATGCATTTGAGCCTACTCTCAAGTAATGGTGTTGAAAAGTtgtttatatacagtatatatatttatatgtgtgtgtgtatatatgtctcatctcattttcatttcattttctgaaccgcttcatcctcatcagGGTCCCATCATCAAGGAGAtgaacaaacattcacgctcacactcatacctaggggcaatttagagtgtccaatcagcctaccatgcatgttttaggaatgtgggaggaaaccggagtacccggaggaaacccatgcaggcttggggagaccatgcaaactccacacaggtggaccaacttggacatgaacccaggaccccagagctgtgaggccgacgtgctaaccacttgcgct is part of the Stigmatopora argus isolate UIUO_Sarg chromosome 14, RoL_Sarg_1.0, whole genome shotgun sequence genome and encodes:
- the LOC144088747 gene encoding GTPase IMAP family member 7-like; this encodes MASGVTWRQELRLVLLGNTGAGKSASGNTILGQDQFFKSELSFSSLTQKAEPGTFELVDAQGRKRKVTVVDMPGFGDTRLTEDEVFEEIAKCIVFSKFAPNAFFLVVPIGRFTTNEMQPAINLANLFGDDALRYHTVVLFTGGDRLRGKTFEEYLSKAPPSLRELIHKCGGRYHVFNNENSSDRQQVHELMAKVDQMLMGSRTGFYTNEMFERAKEAVRQEQISRSGSNQKAYLKKLLFIVKCVVYGAFSGLCIGALFGAAVGGAIACTVATTLTKGVVTGVLVGGVGGAVIGVVAGFSADSPEAAVQDVSDKVSDLVICLLKKKHCCKKYIGERAMNEFQNWG